TTTAGAGTCACCCAGACTGGCTGAGGCAGAAGGAGTTCCTTTTATTAGATATTGTTGTAGAACTTTTAATCAGTTTAAGACTTTGTGGGTCTTTTAAAACCATTATCAAAGACAGATTCTGTGCTTTCATTATCCATAGGACTGGAATGTGTGTGCTGAGGTGGAGGAGGAGTGGGCAAATgatgctggggggggggtgccccTTAGGACTGGGTGCCCAGACAGCACTACTGCTCCTAATTGCTTCTGCCCCATGGCCTCCAAACTGCCCTTGTGAAAAACTGCCAGTTCCCTTCTGGtcccatttttctcttctcaggtaacagaggaaaaatagaaattctttATCACTTTTCAGCAATCAATCTCTAGGTTTCATCCCAAGTTACATTTAGAGTTAAATGCATCTGTTTTCTGAGCTCTTCTTCCCCAACAATGCGCTCTCTGGACCACAGGTAGGAGGTGATGGTGCTATTCAGGCAAATTCCTGCCTGGGACCTAAGGTGTTTTCCACATTTCCTGATTTATTGCCCACAAGAGGCTGAGGTCACTTGACGTCTGTCATCTACGTCTGTGGTTCCAGTAATTTATGCTATGATCTCCTGCCTTAAGAtcgatttttaaaaatgcagatgtaTGTTTAGTAACCTAAGTACATAAGTGAAGACACTATGTTTGACTCATTGGCACCAGTATGAATTCCTGGCCAAatgtcctttatttaaaaaaccatctttttatggtagctcacagagaaaaaaatgtgacaatgaatatatatatgttcatgtataactgaaaaattgtgctctacactggaatttgacacaacattgtaaaatgattataaatttaaaaatgttaaaaaaaaccccatcTTTGATAGCACACAATGtggtcatgtgatttttctttcaaatgatgattatttaaaaaaatgcttcttaAATTCAAAGTTAAAATTGCTACATTCCAACCCAGTCTCAGGGCTAATTGGCTCAAAACCTATGTGTCCAGTGATGCCACTTGATCCTCTCAGGGGGCAGTGTCAGGGTCAGGGAGCTGTGCAGATCCCTCCAAAGCCAGCTCTCCTACTGGCCAGCAAGCAAATTctaagggatagacaggattaaGGGCTCCAAAGAGGATTCCCCGGCCCTCCCCCAAAGGAGGATCAAAAACTCTGGTCTAGTTCTGGAACAAAAATAAGCCCCTGTCAAGGAGAAAGCGCCTGTTTAGATAGCTTGTGGCCCTTCCCAAAGCTTGCGCCCCTCCCTAGCTGACTGGGCGGAGCCCTTTTCAATAGGCAAATGTGCGCAGAAGTGTGTACTCGTGTGCTATAAGAAAGCACTTTGCATGAACTTCTATTTGCACACTCTCCTAAGATTAGGCCCCAAAGGATTAAGGTTATAAAAACTGCTTACCTCTTACTGCAATTTGTTTCTTGCCCACGAAAcaaaaccaacacacacacacacacacacaaacacacacacactcccccccTGTCAAACACAGCCACCTTTTCACTTATTTTCCCTTCAACCTCTTTTCCAAACTGCCCCAAGCAGAGTATGGGAATCACTCTGCACGGGGTGGGGGCACCAAGCTCAGACTCAGTGTAAACATGCCCCAGCAGCACAGGCGGTAACCTATTAACTCGGAGGAATCTCGGGTCACTGTGGACGGTTTTCTATTAATAGGGGATAAAGCTTCTGCATACATTAGCGGTAATGCCCTGGTGGCCCGCGCAAAATTAACTCCTCCCGGGCCAGCAAGAGGAAGCCATGTTCTAACCAGGCAGATGTGTGCTTGAAATGCgcgtatacacatacacatatacacacagggtTTTAGAACCGCTTCCCTTAAACATGCCAGATCCCACTACCATCCCAAGTCCAGGCGGTGGCGGTCGTTCCCAAAGGGGTGCCTCCAGGGAGGGAGCGGTGGCCGCGGGGGACCGTCGAGTGTGGGTCAGCTCAGCTTCGCCACGCACACGGCCAAGGCCACAGCCGCCAGCAACACGGCGCTGAAGATGGTGGCGGCCAGGGCCTTACTCAGATCGCAAGGCCCCGTGCGCTGTTGTACGGACACACCGCCCACCGAAGAGACGCCGGCGCTAGCGCTGGACAGGAGCTCGGCACCCGCCGTCTGCCGGGCCTGCACCGTCCAGCGGGGCACGTTGACCTTCATCTCCATGTCCTGGATCATTTCGCCCACCTTAAGGATCTCCCGCTCCAGCTGGTGCAAGTCTTCCACGTCGAAGTCACGTTCCCCCTCGTGCCGCAGGCTCCGGGCGCTCAGGGCGCGCGCCGCTACGCCCGAAGCGCCGCCTTCCACGCCCGTGCGCACAAGTGGCCGCCTGGGCGCGTGCAGCGGGAACTCCGTGCCCAGGGCCAGCGCGCGCCGCATGTCGGCTTCCAGCAGTTCCAGGCAGCCGGAAAAGGCCACCCAGAGGCGCTCGAACTCAGCGCGCTCCTCGGCGCCCAGGCCCCGGTCGCGCAGCGGGGGCGTCAGCCGGGCACGGATGGCCACCGCCAGCTCCTGCGCCTTCTGGCGCGTCTTCTGCAGCTCCTCTCGCAGGTTCTGCGAGTCCGCGGAGCCGCCGATGGTCAGCACCAGGTGGTGGTAGCATGCGGTCGCCTTGTTGAGCGCATCCAGGAGCGCCTTGCACTCCTCCTTTGCCATGTCGCCACTCTCCCGCGCAGCCCGGACGCCTGCACCCCTCTTAGCTTCACGCCCTCAGCgcagcaggaagcagccagcTCCGACGGCGTCCTCGGGTCGGGCGGCTCACGCACTCCTCATAGCCCGAGACGAGCTTGACGCTACCGCTGCGGTCGACAGAGCCGCTCGGGACCCACGACGTGCGCTTCTGCGGACCGGGGGCGGAGAGGCAGCCCCATTAGCTGTCTCCCGTCCCCTCGTCCATCCTCCCCAGGTGCGCTCGTAGTCACAAGCTGAGTCTCTGGGCGGCCCTCCCCTCCACGGTGGCCACCTGCGAATCTCGGGTTGTGGTCCCCATCCTCCTCCGGTACCGTCGCCAGGGCTAGCCGGCTGCGGAGCCGCGCGCTCCGCCTTAGCCGCTGCCAAAGGCGGCCGGGTAGGGTTTCTTAGGATCCGCCCACCTCCGCCCGTCCTCGCTGGGCGCTTCCATCCCCTGGACCAGGGATAGGCGGGGCCCCGCGCGGGGAGGTCACGTGTGGCTCCATCTCCCCCTCCTCCGCATCCCATTACAGTCTGGAATATTAGCGCTCAGCAGATCCAACCCTCCTCTATTTTAcgaacagggaaactgaggctcagataaaAAAGGGGGCCTAGATCACGCGAAGTCCATGCAAGCGGAGGGGCCAGAACCCAGGGACTCTAACTCTTGGACCCTGCCAGCGACGAGAGTGGTATGCCTCGTAGGACTGGGCATCTCCATCCTCCAAAGCGAGCAGTAAAGGGCGATCCGTGGAGTGGGACAGCTTCCAAATCTCCCCATCCTGGTCCAGCAGGCTTTCCAGCTGCGGAGCTTGGACCCCACCCCTCTTGTCGGATCTGCTCTAGGCCCCGCCCTCTCTCGTTCCGGGCACGCGCAGCCGGTGGCTGTGGGCTGGTCCCGCCTGAGTAGGAAGTGCTGTGCGTCGcctgagccccacccccgacTGGGTGGGCTCAATAATTGCTCTGCGCACTTGTCGCTCTGATTAAGGACGGCCTCTCATTGGGTTGACAAGGGGCCTTGAGGCGCGGCTCCGCCCAACGGCGGAGTAGGGGTAGGAGATGGAGTAGAGCCGCCGCGCTGGGGTGGTGGGCCTTGAGGTCTGAACAAGGGCCCGGGAGGTGTCGCCGCCGCTCCGGAAAGGGCAGGGAGTGAAACTATGTAGCGTTTTAAGTAAGtgtcctcctttctgtctcctcttGAACCTCCCTTCCCTCGGGACTGCTGCGCCTTGGGGCCCAGAGGCCGGGCGGGGCCGCGGAgcgggaagggggaggggctctTTCCTCTCTTCGGCCGGCGCCCCAGGCTGTGCTGGCGCTCCCCGGGCGGCCCCCAAGGCCCCGGCCCATCGCCGGGTGGACTGCCCCACCCTCGCTCTCCGGCTCCTGTCCGCAGCCGGGCTCGCTCTGCCCCTCGTGTGTGTTtgcggggcagggggtggggttggCGAAGAATGCGTCCTCTGATCTCCCACCGCTCCAGGGCAGGTCATCAGGTTCGGGATCCCGGGAGCTCAGTCCTGGGGGCAGTGGGCAGGGTGGCCTCCGTGGTTTAAGGGAGGCCTGGTCGGGCGGCTGGAGGGGAAGTTGTGAGCGGGAGTCCGGAGCCTCGGGCCAGGCTGTCATGGTCCCCGGGGTGATGAAGGCGTGGGGGAGATAGGAGGGAATCCCTGCTTGCCTGCGTCTCGTGGGGCGGGGTCTCCTGCTTCTGCTGGGTAAAGATTACTTCGGAAAACTCTTAAGCACCAGAGTGTTCCAGAGCCtgtgtctgttcagttcttttcGTTGAAAACGGACTATCCTTAGGGGCTCGAGCAAGGTGGTGCCGCTTTGGCCGCCCCTAGAGGTGCTGGAGCGTGGTAACTCGCCGCCTTTGCAGGGCCACGGGAGCAAGTCGGGCGTCTTAACTGAAGATTTAGGACATTAAGGGAATGAGGGTCAGGGAGACTATATAGGGACTACGAGTTTGCCATGGGAGCTGGGATTTTCCAGGTTTGTGGATTTCCGGGAGAGAGGCTCCTATTTTGATAAAGCAATGCTTCTTCCTCCCCAGGCCTAGGTAGAGCAGCGGATATTAGCAGGATATTTATGTTTCCAGGCCATCTTGCTGGGCCTGGCGTTGAGGCGGACTTGGGGGCCAAAGCACTGGGTTCAGGGCTCACAGTCACTCAGCAGTCTGTCCTTTAACTGATTTTTTTGGCGGTGGTTTGTGGCCAGGGCTAGGATGTGCTCTGGCCCTTGGCCATTCTCTGGGGTGGAGGGTCTCAGTCACCTGTGGGCCAAATGGGGCCTCGACAGAGGAAGAGTAGTTTTTATAGGACAAAATGGGAAGAAGGCAGGAGAGTCCATCTCTTTGAGAAGCTTTGGGGACAGCAGAGGGAGATAAGGCTGCAAAGGTGGGCAGGAAGCCAGGAGGGAGAGGCCCTCCATGCCAAGTAAAGAAGTTGAGAGTTCGTCTGGTACAGAGTAGAAGGGAAGTCGTTGAAGAATCCTGCAGAGACCTCGGTGTTGGAAAGACCACTTTGTTGTCTTTTAGGTGGACACGTTTGCGTGACAGCAGGAGGCAGGACCTTGGAGGGGGAAGTGCAGGATGGGAACAGAAACAGATACTTCTCACTAGCCCTAGTGGCAGGGAGGCAGTTGGGGCTCTGAAGTTGGGTGGACACCTTGGGTGAGCTCTCCTCACCTTGGCCTGTCACCTGAAATAATCCCACCTGGCAGGATTGCTGGGAGAACCGCAGGAGTGTCTGCACCGGGCGTGGGGTTGAAGTCTTGGTTGTGTCTTCTTATGGTTCTTGGACTGTGTTGCCCCCATGAGGGCAGCTGCTGGGGCTTTGTTCTTCGCATGTCTGTGCTCTGTTAGTGTTTCTGTTGAGGCTCTCCCTCTGTTTACGAATTATCAGGGTTAGGGTGGTATCTAATAACTTTCTCCTTTCCTAGAGGAGTAGGGGAATGTGACCATGTGATGATAGATCCCAGACCTAGAAAGGATTCAGACCGAAAGAATCGGATCTGATTGGTcctgaggttgcttccatatctgggAGCCACTGAGAGGTGATCCTTGGAGCTCCTGCCCTTCTTCCCAGTATACTACAGGGAGGTGGCTGCTGGTGGCTCCCTGGCAACTCCAAGAGCAGGGTGATGGGGCGGCATTCCGAGGGGCTCCTCTAAACTTCCCTGCTCCTTCGGTGGTCACATCCTTCTTTCAGCCCTAAGGTCTTCTCTCCTGTGACCCTCCACATTCCAGCCATCACTGTGCTCAGCCAGCTCTGAGCTCTGAGCACACCCTTTGTTTCTGGCTTTTTGCCAGTGACTGCATGACCGCCTGGGGCCAGCCCCTCACCCTTCCCTGCATATGGACCGTGGATTTCCAGCTCTTGTGAAAAATGAGATGATCCCTCCCTGGGAGCCTGATCTTCCTCTGACGCCTCATTACCATTTTGTTCAAGTGGACCCACAGTTACTGCATGCCTGCAGCGAGCCAGGCTGCAAAGCGCTTTGAAGGAGAGCTTTGAGAGACATATGGACAGGAGCCATATACGTTACAGGCCAGAAGCACATGAGCGACTGTAATACCACACATTACATCATCAGATTGCTTCCATTTGGTGTTAAACATAGATGCACAGaaagttttccatttttgtcttttacttCTGAGTCACAAATTAAGCCAGCTGGAGGATTTGGCTTATCAGTTGGAAACTATGCCCGGTCAGGGTCTTTGGTCAGGGTCCCGGAACGGCAGGAGTGAGATTTCAGCAGGGAGGGCATCTCTGGGAGGCGCGGACTTTCCTGTGTTAGATTCTGCTGAGCCAGGCTGCACACTGTCACCAGATGGTCCCTGACCACCCGACTCATCCGGGCTGGCAGGACGGTTGAAGACCACAAAACCACGAGTGTGCACACTGTCTCCTAAAATGCCCTGTGCTGGTTTCGGGCCTCGCTTAGCTCTCCTGTTCAGAGTAACCTCAGATAACTCACGTTCAGAGGTATTTGGTTTCTCTGACTAACTTCACTGGATTGTCTGTAAATCATTCCATCATTTGCACTCAGGCAagggtggaattttttttttttttaaggaggtttATATGAGGATTCACACATCTTTCCAGTTTACtttgcatattattttaaaatataaaactcattCCTACAAGTAAACTTGTCAGGGTgttgaagtatttttaaacatgTACGCCTATATGAGATTTCAACTCTGGCATTAAGcattattaacatatttttaacaCTGGGACAGAAAGATTGGGAACAGTGCTGGCCAGAGCTCTTTGAATCCCTACTCCTCGACAGAGGATTTAGTTGTTGGCAACCAGGGGATTGATGTCCAGGAGAAAGCAGGTGACTTGGACTGAAAAACAGCCAGCTCTGTCCCCTTCACCAGCCATGCTTGCTGACAGTCACGTGTGTTTACACAGTTCATGCGTTTGAACTGAATGTTTTGGCGTGGCATTCAGGGCCCTTTGCTTCCCTTGCTGCCTCTCTCTGACCTGCTCTGTTTGGATTCTTGTTATCTCTCGAAACTCACTTTCTCATCTGGTCAAAAAAAGTTTACCGTTGAGTTTTCTGTGCCCATAGGAACCTCCTGACCCTTTGGCTCTGCTGTGGTCCCTCCTAGGGACGCTTTCCatactccccaccccagccccctcctggctgctcccttctctgtgtggTCCTTACCTCTCCTAGCACtgttctggtttgtttgtttgtttgtttttaactctcCTGGAGCACATTCCTTGCTTCCCAGCCAGATCCTTAGTTCCTGCATCAAAGCCTACCCTCGTCCCCTCCATCTTGAGGGCAGGAGTGTTGGTGCTCTGCCAGCGTCttatctgaggagcaggaggagtGTCCCTTCTCAGCTTTAGTCCGACCTTATCGCATCCTGTTTCTCACGTGGTTCCTATCCAAGGCATCTTATCTTTTGCGCTCTGTCACGGAGAACCagctgtgtcaggaaccaggaagaattttgttttcttgtgcttCTGTCCCAGCAGAATTATCCAGTTATTCTGGTCGGGACTGTATGAAAGGATTCCCTGGGCTCCAGTAATAATTGAATTCAACCATTCAAATACCCAAATCGTTGCAGAGCTGGGGCCCAGGAAGGGATTATACGTAGCCATTTTCATGCTAGGCTCTTCTCCCTAAGAGGATTTGCTGGGAGCTCAGGGGCCTTCTTCAACAGCTCAGACTGGAACAGACTGAGGGAATTTGGTGAGGAGCCTGTGGGCTGTCTGTCATGGGGACTTTTCCTTTTGGAGAAATGAAGTGTGGAATCTGTGCATCCATGGCTCATGAAATAACCCTTCATCCAGGCATATTCATTTTATGTGATGAGTATAGTGGTTAAAGGGATGGGTGTTGGAATAAATTCTAACAACTGTCTAGCCTCGAGTTGACCAACTgaccttcagtttcttcatctgtgaaacagggcTTATGATACCTACAGTTATTATGAGCATTAAAATGGGATGAGGATGTATAGAAGTTATCATAGTGCTGGACCAAGGATGCTCTCAAATGGTGGCTGTTTTTACCTTTATCCATAAGGGATAAAATTCATAATGCATTTATACATACTGTTCTGGTGTTTTCCCAAAGAGCCGTTTTGGAATATTAGATAGTGAGAAGGTAATTCAGTTTTTCACACATATTTTATTCATATGATTGTATCAAGGATAAGTTTATTTGATGTTCTTTAATAGTGgctaattttctcttcttaatgAAGAGAATAGGCTTCAGGCTCAAGTTCAGAACCTTTGGCAGGCAGTAGCATCTAGCTAGGTTTTAAATGTCAActggttttataatttttaattttaaggtgaTCTGTTCTTAATGGGAAGTGGTACTGTTTTTCCATTTAAAGTAGTAATAAGgattcttttaaaagtaaattttaaaaaggagtagatggaggggagggtatggcttaagcagtagagtgcacgcttagcatgcacaaggtcctaggttcaatccccagtacctcctctaaaaataaacaagtgaacctaattacctcctccccacaaaaactagataaataagtaaatcacttttcaaaaatttaccatttaaaaaaaaaaggagtggatGTTTAAAGGAAAGTGTCAAACATTAACAACAGAGCCATTGTGTTCAGTTGTGCAGGTTGTTTATTGCACGAGTGCCCTTCCCTGGAGAAGGGGCTGTATTGGCAAACTGCTGATACATAGCATATGAGTTGCTTACCAAGCCACGTGCCCTGGCACGGGACTGTACCCACTGGGAAGATGGGTGCCTTTTTCTGATTCTCGTAAAGGCACCATGTGAGCTAGCAGTAAGTGGCGGTACACTGGTGTGCGGTGTGGCAAAAATCGCGACTGCAGCACGTAAACTGGAATCCTACGAGACTGCTGTTTATTTGTATTCTCCGTTGCATAGACTgagatggaggctcagagaggtggaatGACATGGCTAGAACTCTGACTCCTTCTCTGTGCCCATTTTTCATATTCATCTCTGGTTCAGTAGAACCACATGATGTACGGTAAGGGGAGCAGACCGGGGGCACTGGAAGCCCTATGCACAACAGGAGCAAATGTATACAGAATATAATGTTTAATAAACATACATGATCTATGATCTTTATGGAGAATTTAATTGGAGGATATAGAAGAAGATGTAGGTGGAAAGACATACCATGTTTATGGATGATAAGAGTCATTATTACAAAGATGCTGACTTTCCAGTCCATAGATTTAGTACAGTTCCAATAAAAATCCCAACAGGAATTTTCATGGAattgataagctgattctaatTCATGTGATATTATAAAGAATTAGGAATAACCAGACAATTTTGGAGAACAAGGGGAGAGACCATTTTTTCTATGAGATGTCAATGCTTATTAGGAACCATAGTCATGTAAAATAGTATGTTCTAGCCCTACTCTGTCCAATATAATagctactagccacatgtggctattaaaCACTTGAAATGAGGCTGGCATGaattgagaagaaaaatacaCATCAGATTTTGAAGACGTTGtagcattaaaaagaatgtaaactatgtcattaataattttaaattattcacaTGATCACATGttgaaaatataatattttggCTATATTAACATAaatcaaatgttttattaaaattgatCTCACCTGTTTCTTAATTCGGctgctagaaaattttaaattacatatgtaatgatgcataatgtatatttaattgcATTTCTTACATAAATCTGTTGGATGGCACTAATCAAGACCATTGAAACCGtcgagcccagaaataagccaaACGTATGTGGGAACTTGGAGTATAACAAAGGTAGCATTATCAGCTCCTGTGAAAgtgataaaatgtataaaaaaagaTGTTGGGGCCATTGGCTTATGCTATGAactgaatatttgtgtgtgtgtcccccacctccacccaaattcatatgttgaagcccgaATCcttaatgtgatggtatttggaaatgGGGCTTCGGAATCTAATTGGGGTTAGATTAGGTCAtgggggtggggccctcatgctggaattaatgcccttataaaaagaggaagagatagGAGAACTTTTTCTCCACCATGTGGGGCTACAGCGAGAAGGTGGCCCCCTGCAGTCCAGGAAGTGGGCCCTTAACAAGAACCAGATCTGTTggtaccttgattttggacttcccagcctctgaaactgtgagaaataaatgtttcttgtttaagccacccaatctatggtatttttttatacagcctgagcagactaagacagcttacctttggaaaaaaaaatcagatgccCAATTTATagcatgtataaaaataaaaatgaattgaatACCTGAAAATGAAGAACAGTAAGATTCTTAG
This Camelus bactrianus isolate YW-2024 breed Bactrian camel chromosome 9, ASM4877302v1, whole genome shotgun sequence DNA region includes the following protein-coding sequences:
- the RGS9BP gene encoding regulator of G-protein signaling 9-binding protein, encoding MAKEECKALLDALNKATACYHHLVLTIGGSADSQNLREELQKTRQKAQELAVAIRARLTPPLRDRGLGAEERAEFERLWVAFSGCLELLEADMRRALALGTEFPLHAPRRPLVRTGVEGGASGVAARALSARSLRHEGERDFDVEDLHQLEREILKVGEMIQDMEMKVNVPRWTVQARQTAGAELLSSASAGVSSVGGVSVQQRTGPCDLSKALAATIFSAVLLAAVALAVCVAKLS